Part of the Subtercola frigoramans genome, GCTCGCCCCTGCCGCAGCCAGCCGGGCCAGAGCACGTGCACTCTCGTCGGCCGTACGGATCTCCAGGCACGCACCCTCCGGAGCCCACGACTGGCGGCTCGGGTAGCCACCGGGAGCTGTCAGGAATGCACCCGCGAACGCGACGTCGATGCCGTAGTCCGTCTTCAGGTCGGGCATCCAGCCCAGATCGACGACCCGCGCGACGCCACCGGGTGCCAGCCCGGCCGGATCGATGAGCCCCAGGTGCACGTGCGAATCGCTGAAACCCCCGAACAGCGTTCCGGGCAGGTGTGCCACCACCTCGGTCGGCGCTACCGTGGCCTCGCCGACGGGTGCCACGTAGGCGACGACTCCGTCGTTCAGACGGAAGACGCTGGCTCCGACGAAGGCGGCTGGACCGCCCGGGGTCGAGAGGAAGGCATCGTCGGTGGTGAAGTACGAAACCGCGCCGGGCTGCGTTCTCGTGCTCACGCGCCGATCTCTGTTCGAACGGCGAAGAGTTCGGGAAAGAAGGTGAGGCTCAGAGCGCGCTGGAGGAAGTCCACCCCGGTGGATCCTCCGGTGCCCCGCTTCATACCGATGGTGCGCTGCACAGTGCGCAGGTGCCGAAAACGCCAGAACTGGAAGTTGTCCTCGAGGTCCACGAGCTCTTCGCAGGCCTCATAGACGCGCCAATTGTCTCCCGACGCCTCGTAGATCCCCTTGAACACCGGCACCAGCTCGGGGTTGAAGACGTAGGCCTTCGTGACATCGCGCTCGAGCGCACTCGCGGGGATGTCGAAACCCTGGCGGCTGAGATACCGCAGGAATTCGTCGTACAGGCTGGGCTCCTCGAGCAGCTCGCGCAGGATCTGCTGCGACGCCGGGTCGCTGTCGAAGACGCTGAGCATCTTCTCGTTCTTGTTGCCCAGGATGAACTCGACCGCGCGGTACTGGTGCGACTGGAACCCCGAGGAGTTGGCCAGAAAATCCCTGAACTCCGCGTATTCGGTGGGTGTGAGGGTGGCCAGCACCGACCACTGCTGCGTCAGCACCTCCTGGATGTGTTTGACCCGCGCGATGCGCTTCAGGACCGTTCCGATGTCGTCGCTCTTCAGCAGATCGCGCGCCGAGCGGATTTCGTGAAGCAGCAGCTTCATCCACAGCTCGCTGGTCTGGTGCTGGATGATGAACAGGAGCTCATCGTGATGAACGGGTTCGCTCACCGGCCGTTGAAGGCTCAGCAGTTCGTCGAGCGCGAGGTACGAACCGTAGTTCATTCGCTGGGAAAAGTCGGTGACGATCCCCGCTTCCAGCGGTCTCGTGTTCTCCTCGACAGCCATCGAGAACCTCTTTTCTCTCATCACTAGGGTACGTGTCAGTGACGCTCGTCACAAATTCGAAATGTTAAGTTCTCGTTTCGCACAGGATATTCCGCACCGGTCTGTGGCCGGGCACCGAATCGTCAGGGCTTCTGCACGCGACGGCGGGCAGACATGCCCGACTTGTACTGCTCGGGCACCCGGTGCCCCCTGAACTGCTGGTCGATGGCCGCGTTCAAGGTCCAGTACGGGTCGACCAGGTGCGGTCTGGCGAGGAGGCAGAGATCGGCGCGCCCGGCGATCACGATCGTGTTCGCATCGTCGACCGAGGCGATCGCACCGACGGTCATGGTCGGGATCCCGACCTCCTGGCGGATGCGGTCGCTGAACGGTGTCTGGTAGAGCCTGCCGTATTCGGGCCTCGCCTCGGCGCTGGTCTGGCCCGTCGAGACGTCGACGATGTCGACACCGTGCTCGGCGAGCATCCGGGCGAAGGCCACGGCGTCATCACCGGAGAAACCGTCTTCGACCCAGTCGGTGGCGCTGATGCGCACGCTCATCGGTTTGTCGGCGGGCCAGACGGCGCGCATGGCATCGACCACCCGGAGCGGAAAGCGCGCGCGATTCTCGAGAGAACCACCCCACTGGTCGGTTCGCCTGTTCGACAACGGTGAGAGAAAGCTCGACAACAGGTAGCCGTGGGCCGCGTGCAGTTCGATGATGTCGAACCCTGCCGTGGCGGCCAACCGGGTCGAGGCGACGTGCTCGGCGACCACCCTGTCCATGTCGGCGATCGTCAGCTCCCGCGGCATCGCACTGCCGGGGAGGTACGTTATGGCCGAGGGCGCAATCGTCTCCCAGTTGCCGTCGTCGAGAGGCTCGTCGATGCCCTCCCACATGACCTTTGTCGACCCCTTGCGGCCCGCGTGACCGATCTGCACCCCGATCTTCGCGTCGCTGTTCTCGTGCACGAAGGCTGTGACCTCGGCCCAGGCAACGGCTTGCCCGGTATTCCAGAGCCCCGGGCATCCCGGAGTGATGCGCGCATCGGGGGCCACACAGACCATCTCGGTGAACACCAGCCCCGCACCGCCGACCGCGCGCGCGCCCAGGTGCACGAGGTGCCAATTCGTGGGCATCCCGTCGACGGCGGAGTACTGCGCCATCGGCGAGACCACAATCCGGTTTGCGAGACGCATGCTCCCCAGAGTGAAGGGGTAGAACATGGGCGGAGTGCCGCTCTCGACCTCGATGCCGGCCGCGCGCGATGACTCGGCGAACCACTCATCGAGGCGGGCGACATACTCCGCATCGCGCAGCTTGAGGTTGTCGTAGGTGATGCGCTGGCTGCGGGTCAGCAGCTGGAAGACGAACTGCTGGGGTGGCAGGTCACGGTACCGCTGCACGCCCTCGAACCACTCGAGACTGGTCTTCGCCGAGCGCTGGATCGAGGCCGCGAGGGGATGCCTGACGTTCTCGTACTGCGCGAGGGCGGTGGCCACATCCGGAGCTTCGATCAGCGCGTTCGCCAGGGCGATCGCGTCTTCGAGCGCAAGTTTCGTGCCGGAGCCGATGGAGAAGTGTGCCGTGTGCGCTGCGTCGCCGACGAGTGCTGTTCGACCGGCAACCCAGCTCTCGTTCGAGACCTGCGTGAAATTCAGCCACTTCGAGGCATTGCCGATCAGCTCGTGGCCATCGAGGTAGTCAGCGAAGAGGCGCTCGGCGTAGTGCCTCGACTCGTCATCGTCGAGCTCAGCGAGGCCGGCACGCTCCCAGGTCGCGGGGTCGGTCTCGACGATGAAGGTCGAGGTCGTCTCGTTGAAGGGGTAGATGTGTGCCCAGAACATGCCGTGCGGGGTGTCGACGAAGACGAAGGTGAAGCAGTCGACGGGCCGGGTGGTTCCGAACCAGGCGTACTTGGCCGGCCGGGCGTGCACGTTCGGCTTGAACACGTCGGCGCGCGCTGACCGGGTGCGACTGTGAACCCCGTCGCTGGCAATCACGACGTCGAAGTCACGCTCCAGATCGTCAAGGCCCGGGGCCAGCGTTTCGTAGTGGATGATCACCCCGAGCTCACGCGCACGCTCACCCAGCAGCACCAGCAGTTCCTTGCGGGCCAGCGCGGCGAAGGAGTGGCCGTCGGAGCGTTCGCGAAACCCGAGGTAGTCCACGTCGATCGCGCTCCAGGTGCGGAACCGTGCTTTCACCCGTTCGAAGATCACCGAATCGGCCGCCTCGAGGTTGTCGAGCGTCTCCTGCGAGAACACCACGCCGAAGCCGAAGGTGTCATCGGCCGCGTTGCGCTCGTAGACCACGACCTGATTCTCAGGGTCGGCCTTCTTGAGCACGATGGCGCTCATCAGCCCGCCGGGGCCTCCACCGATCGACACAGCACGCACGCTCAGCACCCCACGTCGGTCAGGTGTTCGAACGTCAGCCCCAGGTCGGTCACGACGATGGCGACCGCGGCGAGCGCCTCCTTCACGTTCGCATCGGCGCAGGGGGCGAGCCCCGCTCCGGCGAGCGCCGTGAGCTGGTCGTAGACGGCGAGAAGCGCCCTCTCCTCGCTGGTGGTGGTGCGACCGAGGAGGTCGGTGGTTCGGGAAGCTGACAGGGACATGGGAGTGCCTCTTTCTGGGGGGATGGTGAGCGTCAGAGTGCCGGGCGCAGGTCGGTCAGCCGTTTGGCTTTCAATTCGAACCTCGGCAGCGAGCCGGTCTCTGCGCGGTCGACGATGAAACGCAACCCTTCATGAGCATCTGCCAGCTCGGCGGCGAGCCGCGAGCTGAGCTCTCGCCAGGCCTCGTCGTTCACACTGGGAGACGGCTCGACCTGAAGCGTGATCTCGTCGCGGATTCCCTCGCGCGTGATGCGCAGCTGGAACTCCTCGATCGACCCGAAGGTGCGCACGATCCCCTCCACCGCCCGAGGGTAGACGTTTGTGCCGCGAACGAGCTTCATGTCGTCGACCCGGCCGAGAATCCCGCCCTCGTAGAGGTCCCAGGTACGGCCGTTGGATGCCCGGCTCGACGGCATCTTCTGAACCAGGTCAGCCGTGCGGTACCTGAGCAGCGGAATCATGCTGCGCCCGAATGAGGTGCACACCCGCTCCCCGCGTTCGCCGTAACCGAGTTCCTTCCCCGTCTCCGGATCGATGACCTGTTCGATGAAGTGGTCTTCGATGATGTGGCAGCCGCCCGGCTGGTCGGCAGGCTCGAACATGAAGATCGTCGATACTTCGGTCATACCCGCGGTGTCGAACGCCTTCGCCCCCCACTGCTCTTCGATGAGGGCTTTCGTCTCGGGAATCGACCCGGCCGGTTCTCCCGAGAGGATGATCGTCTTCACAGCACTGCCGCGGAGGTCGATTCCGAGCTCCTGGGCCTCCTGTGCGAGGCGAAGTGCGTAGGTGGGCGTGCTGGCCACCACCGTCACCCCGAAGTCGATGATCTGCTTGATCCGGCCGGCCGTGGTCTGGGCTCCACCCGGGATCGTCATCGCCCCGATCTTCTCGAGCCCGTAGTGCAGCCCCCAGAACCCGATGAACGAGCCATAACCGAAGGCGATGTAGCCGACGTCCGACGGGCGGACTCCGACTCCCCAGAGGGCATAGCTCCACATCTCCGCCGACCACTTCCAGTCCTTGCGACTGTCGAGGGCTCGCAGTGGCATCTTGCCCGACGTGCCACTCGTGGTGTGCATCCTTACCGCACTCTCGGCGCCCGCCACAGGCAGTTCACCGTAGGGCGGATACGCGATCTGGCTCTGCATCCATTCGTCGCGGGTGAGAAACGGAATGCGTTCGATGTCGGCCCACGACCTGAGCTGATCGGGGCTGAAGCCCGCCGCCCTGAACGAACGCTGGTAGAACGGACTCCGGGCATCAGCCCACTCTGCGACGCGGCGCAGTTTGGCGAGCTGAAGCTGCCGAAGCTCCTCGCGGGGCAAGGTTTCGGTCTTCGGGTTCCAGTACGGGGAGTGATCCATCATTACCTCGAGGCACGTCGGTTCGTGGCGCCGGAATGCGTCACTCAGGCAATATAACCAAATCATGACGCGCGTTCTGTTTCTGTACTATTAATTCGGTGTTACGCCGACCTGAGAGAGCGCGAGTCAGTTGTCCTCCCGCCGGAATTGCGTTGGCGGCACCACCGCGCTGCCGAAACAGAAGCACTAGTCTCAGCTGTGGCTACATTCAGAATCCTGCTGATCCGCATCGCCGTCTCGCTGGGCTCTGCCTGCGTCGGGCTCCTCGCCGCAGCGCTGCTCATCACCGAGGTGACGCTGACCTGGGAAGGGTTCCTGGTCACGGTGATCGTGTTCACGGTGGCTCAGAGCCTGATCGTCCCGCCCGTATTGAAGGCCACGACCCGCAACGCGCCCGCCTTCATCGGGGGGATCGGCATCGTCGCCACCCTCGTCTCCCTGCTCATTGCGGCCGTCATCGCCAACGGAATCCGCATCTCGGGGATCCGGGCCTGGATTCTCTGCACCCTTGTCATGTGGCTCGTCACCGCCGTCGGCAGTTTCCTGCTTGTCAGGTACCTGAAGAAGCAGGGGCGCCCCGCGGCCCGTCGCTGACTCCGGCCCGCACCCTCGGTTGTCCCCTGTTTTGCGGACTGCGTTCGTGCGCCGGTCACCATAGCCTGATTCATGCGGTTGCATAAAGGCGCTGCTTCAGTCCCGGAATCACAGACCCGGCACCACAGACCCGGCACCACAGACCCGAGAGCACTCCTCCCATCGACGAGCCAGACAGCGAGCCTCCCCGCTACCTCCCCCAGGTGATCACCATCACGGTTCTGGTTCTCATCGGCATAGCGGTCTTCTGGGTGATCTCGCACAAGTGACGGATGCGAGCATGAGCGTTGCGAACGCGGCCGCAAGCCTCATCACGAGTACGCTCATGACCAGCCCGCACCTGACACGGACGCATGAGCAAGCCTGAGAGGCACGAATGTCTGAACCACTGATTCCTGAACCTCGTAAAACGCCCGCTGTGGGCCCGGGCTGGTACCCCTCGCCGACCGGCACCTCGGAGTTGCGCTGGTGGGACGGCTACCAGTGGACGGAACACGCGATGGCCAGCGCACCGGTCAGTCGGATCGGGCCTTCCACGCCGGTGTACAACGCCTTCATCTGGCTCATCGTGCTTGTTCCGTTGATCGACACGGTGGCCCTCGCGATGCTGAACTTCGGCTCACTGATGACCGACAGTATGCGGGCATCCCTCTACAACCCGGGTGCGAGCCGCTACTCGTCGACATCGATGATGTACACACCCGGTTACATCGCAGTGCAGCTCATCGGGCTGGCTATCTATGCCATCATCGTT contains:
- a CDS encoding tryptophan 2,3-dioxygenase → MAVEENTRPLEAGIVTDFSQRMNYGSYLALDELLSLQRPVSEPVHHDELLFIIQHQTSELWMKLLLHEIRSARDLLKSDDIGTVLKRIARVKHIQEVLTQQWSVLATLTPTEYAEFRDFLANSSGFQSHQYRAVEFILGNKNEKMLSVFDSDPASQQILRELLEEPSLYDEFLRYLSRQGFDIPASALERDVTKAYVFNPELVPVFKGIYEASGDNWRVYEACEELVDLEDNFQFWRFRHLRTVQRTIGMKRGTGGSTGVDFLQRALSLTFFPELFAVRTEIGA
- a CDS encoding bifunctional salicylyl-CoA 5-hydroxylase/oxidoreductase; this encodes MSIGGGPGGLMSAIVLKKADPENQVVVYERNAADDTFGFGVVFSQETLDNLEAADSVIFERVKARFRTWSAIDVDYLGFRERSDGHSFAALARKELLVLLGERARELGVIIHYETLAPGLDDLERDFDVVIASDGVHSRTRSARADVFKPNVHARPAKYAWFGTTRPVDCFTFVFVDTPHGMFWAHIYPFNETTSTFIVETDPATWERAGLAELDDDESRHYAERLFADYLDGHELIGNASKWLNFTQVSNESWVAGRTALVGDAAHTAHFSIGSGTKLALEDAIALANALIEAPDVATALAQYENVRHPLAASIQRSAKTSLEWFEGVQRYRDLPPQQFVFQLLTRSQRITYDNLKLRDAEYVARLDEWFAESSRAAGIEVESGTPPMFYPFTLGSMRLANRIVVSPMAQYSAVDGMPTNWHLVHLGARAVGGAGLVFTEMVCVAPDARITPGCPGLWNTGQAVAWAEVTAFVHENSDAKIGVQIGHAGRKGSTKVMWEGIDEPLDDGNWETIAPSAITYLPGSAMPRELTIADMDRVVAEHVASTRLAATAGFDIIELHAAHGYLLSSFLSPLSNRRTDQWGGSLENRARFPLRVVDAMRAVWPADKPMSVRISATDWVEDGFSGDDAVAFARMLAEHGVDIVDVSTGQTSAEARPEYGRLYQTPFSDRIRQEVGIPTMTVGAIASVDDANTIVIAGRADLCLLARPHLVDPYWTLNAAIDQQFRGHRVPEQYKSGMSARRRVQKP
- a CDS encoding phenylacetate--CoA ligase family protein; translation: MMDHSPYWNPKTETLPREELRQLQLAKLRRVAEWADARSPFYQRSFRAAGFSPDQLRSWADIERIPFLTRDEWMQSQIAYPPYGELPVAGAESAVRMHTTSGTSGKMPLRALDSRKDWKWSAEMWSYALWGVGVRPSDVGYIAFGYGSFIGFWGLHYGLEKIGAMTIPGGAQTTAGRIKQIIDFGVTVVASTPTYALRLAQEAQELGIDLRGSAVKTIILSGEPAGSIPETKALIEEQWGAKAFDTAGMTEVSTIFMFEPADQPGGCHIIEDHFIEQVIDPETGKELGYGERGERVCTSFGRSMIPLLRYRTADLVQKMPSSRASNGRTWDLYEGGILGRVDDMKLVRGTNVYPRAVEGIVRTFGSIEEFQLRITREGIRDEITLQVEPSPSVNDEAWRELSSRLAAELADAHEGLRFIVDRAETGSLPRFELKAKRLTDLRPAL
- a CDS encoding DUF2510 domain-containing protein, whose protein sequence is MSEPLIPEPRKTPAVGPGWYPSPTGTSELRWWDGYQWTEHAMASAPVSRIGPSTPVYNAFIWLIVLVPLIDTVALAMLNFGSLMTDSMRASLYNPGASRYSSTSMMYTPGYIAVQLIGLAIYAIIVVLAYLDWKRLGTVGFPRRFHWAWAFLSVVYVIGRSVVVRQQTGRGLAVIWVYIGVFVIQLIVIGVQVASAIGSMTQIVQQYSRT